The stretch of DNA GGGAACCAATGGGCCGTCGAGAGAGCCAGCCTGGCCGCCCGTTGCTGCTCGTGTCCCGTGTGGTCCGCCTTCACCATGGAATGGGCATCACAGGTAAAGCCCCATCCTTCCAGCTCGGCATACATCTTGGCGCCGCGGGCGCGCGCGTGCTCATAGTCTTCCAAGATGAGGCAGCCGGCGCCTTCGCCCAACACCATGCCGCATCGGGTTTTGTCGAAGGGACGGGGAAGGTTGCGAATGGCCCCGCGTTCGTCCGGCGCCAGCGCGCGCCCGGCGTTCATGGCGGCGTAGACGCTCGGGTGGAGCGGCGCTTCGGTCCCGCCGGCCACCACGAGCGACGATTGTCCCGACTTGATCCATTCGTAGGCGCGGCCGATGGCATTGGCCGTCGAGGAGCAGCCGATCGAGTACGTCTCGCAGGGGCCGTGCAGCCCGAGCACGATGGCCACTTCCGACGAAATCGCATTCGGGAAGGTCATCCCCATGGTGAATGGATTGACGCGCTCATAGGCGTTGAGTTTGGCCGCATCGTGGAACTCGAACGCTTCCTTCATGCCGCCGATGGAGGTGCCGATGCTGATGCCGATGGACCCGCGATCTTCCTGTTCCAGCTCGACGCCGGAATCGCGGGCTGCCATCATGGCGGAGGCGACGGCGAACTGGGTGGCGCGCCCCATACGACGCGCCTGCTTGCGATGCAGGAAATCTTCGGGGTCGAAGTCCCGCACCTCCGCCGCGAGGCAGGCTTGGAACGGTGAGGTATCGAACGAGCTGACCGGTTTGACGGCGCTCTCACCCTTGCTCAATAGATGCCAGAACAGATCGACGGTACAACCCAACGGGGAAATCACTCCCATTCCGGTAATGACGACTCGACGAGAGGTCTGTGGTGTCATGGTGCCCTCCTGTGCTCCGGGGAGCGTGAAAATGTGTGTCGTCAGTGGCTGTGCCACATATGCATGTGCTCGCGATGCGCGTCCGGTAACGTGGAATCGGGATAAAACGTCGCATAGAACTCTTCGTCCAGGTGATGGGTTTGACAGGCCACGATGGACTTGCAGGCATCGGCGTGCGCCGGGAACCGTCCGTAGGTGCCGAGCACGTAGTCGGCAAACGCGATGGTCGCGTCGATGGCGCGCTCGGAATGCTGCGGCACCTGCTGAGCTGCTTTGGGATTGGTCCAAGGCTGCTCGCTGGGCTTTCCGTAGGTGCCGTTCGGCCCGAACTTGCTGGCGACCAGGCTGGTCACGGCATCCTTCATCGACGGCATGAACGGCGGGGTGGGGCCTTCCCACACCTGTGGAATGCCGACCGGATTGGCGCGCAGGGGTTTGCCCGGCGGGACGACGAAGTGGAAGCCGAGGCCGGGGTAGATGTGCGGTTCCATCCCGAGAAGGTGACGGCCGCTGCCCACGCTCTGGATGCCGCCGCCCAGTCCCAGGGCCTGCTGCATCAGCGAGAGATGTTCGCAGATGATGCCCTGCTCTTGAACGGCGGTTTCGCAAATGCCGGCATCGAGTTCCCGCAGGCTGAACATTTTTCGCGAGGCGAGATTGTCGTGCAGGTGCCCGCCCGCGCTCTTGCGGAAGGCATCGAGGCCGCAGGCGGCGTTGCCGTTGTCCGTATCGACGATGAAGTATCCCGTGTCTTCGCTGAACATCGTCAGCAGGAGATTCAGATACAGGAGCGCGATATTGGTGACGGGCATGAACAGTGTTGTGCCGGGGCGGTTCGTATACCACTGATTGAACGGCAGCATGAACGGGGCTTCGCGCGGGATCTCCAGCCGGGACGATTGGAGTTGCACAACCTCCAGATCCCAGGGATGGTCGGGGCCGGCCGCGTCGGCGACAAAAAACACACCGTCATCGTTGGTGTAAAAGAGTTGCGTGCTCTGCGCGGAGCAGGGGCTGGGAACCGTGCGGCTCTTGAAGTTCATTAATGCGTGGCCCTGTCCGGCGCTCGCGCCCGGGCGGCCGACAAACTGCATGTCGCCTAGGTTGCGCCCGGATCGGCCGATGGCCGCATAGATCAGATATCGTTCTTCTTCCCGGCTCAGCGGGAGGGGATCATGTTGACTCGTGTATTGAAGCGGGCCGCCGGGCAGGGTCATGCCGCGGCCGAAACGGCGCGTCTTGCGTTGTTGCAGGAGGTCGAGCAGAGTACATGTGGCGTCCATTGCTGCAGGTTGTGCGGCAAGCTGCTTCATAGGGCCTCTCCTTCCCGGCATCCTAGGGCAGGATGGCCCCGGCCGGGTGTGTGAATGAGGGTGGTGCTGGTACGTCACGCGCGGCATGACGTTGTGTGGGACGACTGTACGAGAGGCGTGATCTGGCGTCACCTACCCATCGGGGTAGGCGATCGCCCTACCCGGCGTCGGTCAACCGGTGACGGACGGGGCGGAGCGCGAGTCGGCATGCATCGAGCGATTTAGTCGGGTGTGCTGGCGCCGGCGGGCGGACGGTCGTCACTGGGCGGTGCGGATGGAACGATGCGATGTTGTTCGCCGGTTTGCCAATAGGCAATGGCGCTCCATCGATTTTCGACCCCGATTTTCTGAAAGACGTTCTTGAGATGAAATTTGACGGTGTTCAAACTGACTTTCAGAATGACGGAGATTTCCCAATTGGTCTTGCCTGCCGCCACCCATCGGAGAATTTCTTCTTCCCGTTTGCTCAGTAGGGTCGGCGGCGGGGCAGATCGCTCCGGATTCCACGCGGAGTGGCATCGCATATAACTCAGGTGAAAATGCGGGGTCAGAATGTCGAGCAGGAGCCGGAGTTTATCGGCTTGTTTCGCATCAAAATTACTGAAGGCGAAGTAGGAACAGGATCCATTCGCTCCACGCACTCCGGCCGACAGGCAGGTCTTGATGCCGAAGTCGAGTTTCAGCGAGATAATCTCCTTGGGCTCGTTGGCGGTCGGTTCATCGGCGCTGGAGGTCACGGTCTGACCCGAGGTGATGAGGCGGTTGACGGCTGGATCGACCGCTAATCCTTGGCCCATATACAGATGACAGAATTCCCGCGGGTAGGTGGAATGCCCCAGTGAAGGATCGATCCCACGCAGGAGATCGACGGCGCCGCATCCGGAGAATTCGTAGGGAATCACTTTCTGCACGGCCGAGACGAGTTGCCACACCCTGTCGCTGCGATCGACGGAGCGTGCATCATGCATGATTTCGCCGAGCCGTTGAAATTCCTTGGCGGAAAATGCTGGCTGACTCATGCCGATTCTTCCCGATCAGCGGGGCCGGGTGCGAGTGGGAGCACCCGAGGCCATGAAGATTCAGAAGCGCGGACGTGGTTCATAGTGAGACAGCTGTGCCCTGATGAAACAGGCTGATTGTACTGTCCGCTTGAGCCCGGTATCTAGGGCAACCTGCACCTAGTATAGAGTGCTTAAGGTTTGAACCGCAACGGGGAAGAGGAGGGTCTTGAAAATTGACATGGAGCCAGCGGGAGGCTCGAATGCCGTCAAGCTAGCGGTGAATCTTCAGGGTCGGCCCGAGCGTCAGCCACTTCGTGGGGCCGAGGGCGGCCATGTGCGGCAGATGGGCTACGTACCAGAACACCACATCCTGTTCCTGGACGCCCTGGTTGTCCTCGTCATAACCGAGCTGGCCCCGGGCTCCGAAGACCCATGAGAGATCTTCGTCCGCATTGGCCCGGCGAATGGCCACGTCGAGGTCGGCGAAGGAATCGCGTTCTCCGTCGTCTTTCAGGGGCGCGTAGCCGTCTCCGGGTAACACCCATACCCCATGTCCTGTGAGTTGGTCGCGGATAAACCAGGCCCGGTGAGTGGCCGTATGTTTCACGTCATTGCGTTCATTGGTATATTTTTTCCATCCCGGCCCCCAGCCGCTGTCCGGGCCCCCATCGTCGCGCACAAATACCTGATCCATTCCGTTGCCGTTGATGTCGAAATCGAAGCGCCAATAGGGATGGTGGACGTGATCGGTATTGCAGGATAACCCCCGGCTCTGGACGACCGGCCGCAATTCACCGTCTTCGGACAGATGCCAGGATTGGTAAATGTGATACTCCCCGATTCGGGCATAGATGCCCAGTTCCAGCCACTTCATGCCTTTCACCGTCGAGCTTTCGACGCAGACCTTCTGGTCGCCGCAGTTCACAATCGGGACGAGATCCTGCCAGCGCAGTCGATCTTGAAAGGGGCCGCAGCGTCCGCTGTCGGCGCGGGAGCCGAACCAGGTAAAGGGGTTCCACCAGATGCGTTCCTTCACGTATTTCACGCGCAGGACCGGCATGCTGGCTTTGGCCAGCACCTGTTCTCCGCCGTAGGTGACGTTGCGAAGGGCCAACCCGGTATTGTCCCGGACTTCGTAGTCGAAACTCCACGCACCCCACTCGACATGCTCCGATGCTGTGTCGGCCGAGCCGGGTAGCGGCAGCGCGAGGGTGCAGAGCAGTAACAAGGCACTCACCGCGAGGCGTCTCATCCCGTATCCTTTCACCGCCTAACGGGGCGGTTCATTTCCTGCATCCAGCACACGGTCTTCCGTGAGATCGACTTGTGCCCAGTATTTGGGGTCGCCGCCCAGACCAGGGGAGAAGGTGATCCAAATCACTCGATGTCCATACCCAGGGTCGTTTCTGAAGAAACCGCGATCCGGCTGCATCAACAGCCCGTGTCCTTGCATCCCTTGCACCTTGTCGGCGAGACGGCGGTCGGCGCGAGCCAGCTCGATGCCCCGTTGGATATCCCGGGGGCCTTCGGGGGGTAGATACCCTTCCGCTCGCGAGGCTTCCAGAATGGTCGAATCTTTCATGTGCACGTGGACGGCGACGTTATGGCTGTAGCTGAAGTAGGTGAGTCTGGTGAATCGCGCGGTTGTCCGACAGCAGCCGAACGACACCTTCCCCCTCGGTGGTACTCGATCCGCGTCAATGAATCCCCATCGTTCACCGAGGAGGGCCGCGACTCGAGGATCCGTTTCCGCGACCTTTCGCAGTCCCGCAATGTCGGCAGCTGAGAGCACCGCCTCCCGATTGGGTGAGCGGGAGACACCGGCATCGAGTGCGCTTCCGGCCATCTTGGGCTTGATATGCTCGGGGGATTCATCGGATGAGAATTCCAGGACATGTCTGGTCGGGAGCTGTGCGGGCAGTGGCTTCTTTGGCACGGCGGTTTCCGGATCGTCCGGACCGAAGGGGCCGCGTGAGGCGGCATCGAGACTGCAGCCTGTGGCGAGAAGGAGCAGCATCAACGCGGCGGATGTCCGCATGACCGGTCGAGTTCCCATACCTCTCACACCAATGCCAGTTTGCCGGCCACGCCAAGTGCCAAACGCGAAATCTGCACGCCCGCTTTAATGACGGCAGCGCGTTTTTTTCGCGACGCGGCATCCAGCACGGCCTTCTTCATCAAGTCTTTATAGCCGCTGATTTCGTCGGCGCCGAAGGGGACGATTTGGGC from Nitrospira sp. encodes:
- a CDS encoding LuxR C-terminal-related transcriptional regulator; amino-acid sequence: MSQPAFSAKEFQRLGEIMHDARSVDRSDRVWQLVSAVQKVIPYEFSGCGAVDLLRGIDPSLGHSTYPREFCHLYMGQGLAVDPAVNRLITSGQTVTSSADEPTANEPKEIISLKLDFGIKTCLSAGVRGANGSCSYFAFSNFDAKQADKLRLLLDILTPHFHLSYMRCHSAWNPERSAPPPTLLSKREEEILRWVAAGKTNWEISVILKVSLNTVKFHLKNVFQKIGVENRWSAIAYWQTGEQHRIVPSAPPSDDRPPAGASTPD
- a CDS encoding beta-ketoacyl-[acyl-carrier-protein] synthase family protein, which encodes MTPQTSRRVVITGMGVISPLGCTVDLFWHLLSKGESAVKPVSSFDTSPFQACLAAEVRDFDPEDFLHRKQARRMGRATQFAVASAMMAARDSGVELEQEDRGSIGISIGTSIGGMKEAFEFHDAAKLNAYERVNPFTMGMTFPNAISSEVAIVLGLHGPCETYSIGCSSTANAIGRAYEWIKSGQSSLVVAGGTEAPLHPSVYAAMNAGRALAPDERGAIRNLPRPFDKTRCGMVLGEGAGCLILEDYEHARARGAKMYAELEGWGFTCDAHSMVKADHTGHEQQRAARLALSTAHWFPEEVDYVNACGLGTMELDALETNTVKQVLGDHAYRVPVSSFKAALGHAFAASGAFQVIGTAKAMEHQFIPPTLNLTTPDPTCDLDYVSGQGRAAHLDRALINSFGFGGKNIVLALSRVNAGIATTNPMAASPGYSMTHLAGVS